The following is a genomic window from Micromonospora cathayae.
GGCCCCCGCCTGCCGCTGGTGCGGCCGGGTCGCCGCCGCGTACGCCTGCCCGGAGTGCGGGGGACGGCGGCTGCGGGCCGCGGTGACCGGTGCCCGGCGTACCGCCGAGGAGCTGGGCCGGGCCTTCCCCGGGGTGCCGGTGCGGACCTCGGGCCGGGAGGAGGTGCTGGCCCGGGTGCCCGGCGGCGCCGGCCTGGTGGTCGCCACCCCCGGGGCCGAGCCGGTCGCCGAGGGCGGGTTCGGCGCGGTGCTGCTGCTCGACTCCTGGGCCCTGCTGACCCGGGCCGACCTGCGCGCCGGTGAGGAGACCCTGCGGCGTTGGCTGGCCGCCGCGGCGCTGGCCCGGCCGGCGGCGGACGGTGGCCGGGTGGTGGTGGTCGCCGACGGGGCGCTCGCCCCGGTGCAGGCGCTGCTGCGCTGGGATCCGGCCTGGTTCGCTGCCCGGGAGCTGGCCGAACGGCGGGAGCTGGGCTTCCCGCCGGCGGTCCGGATGGCCAGCGTGACCGGGTCGGCGGCGGCGGTGGCCGACCTGCTGGCCGAGGCCCGGCTCCCGGAGCAGGCCGAGGTGCTCGGCCCGGTTCCGGCCGCCGACGACCGGGAACGGATGCTGGTCCGGGTGCCGCGTGGCCGGGCCGCCGCCCTGGCCGGGGCGCTGCACGCCGCCGCCGGGGTCCGGGCCGCCCGCAAGGCCGTCGATCCGGTCCGGGTGCAGGTGGACCCGCTGGAGCTGTTCTGAGGGGGTGGCGTATCCGTCCGGTGCCGCGGTGTTCGCCGGGAATGCCCTGGGACGACCGTGGTAGCATCGCCCCCCATGTCCGCGCCCGCACCGCGTGACGATGCCGGGAGCGCGTCGATCCGACGCCCATATCGATGATGTCAACCAGCCGGTGATCAGAAGGTGGATCAGTCGTGACCGTTCGTCAATCGATCGTCTTCAACGGTGACCTCGGTAGCGGCAAGAGCACCGTCTCCATTGAGATCGCCAAGCGGCTCGGCCTGCGGCGGGTCAGTGTCGGCGACCTGTACCGGCAGATGGCCCAGGAGCGGCAGATGACCGCGCTCCAGCTCAACCTGCACGCCGAGCTGGACCAGGCGGTCGACGGCTACGTCGACCAGCTCCAGCGGGACATCGCCGCCTCCGGCGAGTCGCTGGTGATGGATTCCCGGCTGGCCTGGCACTTCTTCACCGACGCGCTCAAGGTGCACATGATCACCGAGCCGGGTGAGGCGGCCCGGCGGGTGCTGCTGCGGCCGTCCGGCCCGGCGGAGAGCTACACCTCGCTGGAGGAGGCCAAGGAGCGGCTGCGGGAACGCAGCGAGAGCGAGCGGAACCGGTTCATCGTCCGGTACGGCGTGGACAAGGCCCGGCTGCGTAACTACGACCTGATCTGCGACACCACCCGGGCCACCCCGGAACAGGTCATCACGCACGTCATCGACGCGTACGAGGGCCGGCTCGCCGCCGACGTGCTCCGCGACGCCCCGCCGCTGCTGCTGCTCGACCCGGCCCGGGTCTACCCGACCGAGGACGTGCAGAACCTGCCCGGCCTGTGGGACAGCGACTTCGTCGGGTCGGTGGCCGCCGGCGGCGACCAGGGGCTGGAACCGCTGACCATCGGCTACTCCGGCGAGTACTTCTTCGTGGTGGACGGGCACCGCCGGCTCAGCGCCGCGATCCAGAACGGGTTCACGCTGGTGCCGGCCCGGCTGGCCGCCGAGGTCGACGAGTTGGTCGTGGACGGGCTCAGCGCGGCGGAGTACTTCACCCGCCAGGTCCGGGCCGGCACGGTCCAGGACTGGGCCGCCGCCCACAAGATCCAGCTTCCGCTGCCGGAGCACGCCCTGCGCACCCCCGACGCGGTACTCGCCGGCGACCCGGCCGCCGGGAACTGATCCGGCGTGGCGTCGGCCGGCGCGCAGCGCACGACCGTGGTCTGACCCGACCCGTCGCCGCCGCCCGCGGCGCGATGCCGCCCGACCTCCACGGCGCGTCAGGTTTCCGCCACCGAGGGTGATCGGGGCATGATGAGGCCCCGAGCGCCGTCGACGGAGGTCGACCATGGACGTGACCGAGGCCGTCAGCCTGCTGTTCTCCCCACAGGGGCGGACCGACCCCTATCCGGCGTACGAGCGGCTACGGGCGTACGGGCCGGTGGTGGGGACCGACCTGGGCGTGCACGTCGCCACCGGCTACGCGGTCATCGACGAGACACTGCGGGACCCCCGGTTCGGGGTGACGTACGAGCCGCTGCCGGCCACCCCGATCGCGGGCTGGTCGACCAGCCCGGCGGTCGCCACCATCGCCCGGTCGATGCTGCGCGCCAACCCGCCCGACCACGGACGGATGCGGCAGCTCGTCGCCGCGGCGTTCACCCCCCGCCGGATCGCCGCCCTGCGGGAGGTGGTGACCGCCCAGGCCACCGAGCTGCTGAAGGCGATGGTCGCCCGGGGCGCCGGCGGGGCCACCGTCGACGTGCTGGCCGAGTTCGCCTACCCACTGCCGATCGGGGTGATCTGCGCCCTGCTCGGCGTGCCGGCCGGGGACCGGGACGCGTTCCGGGCGTGGACCATCGACCTGGCCGGCGCGCTGGAACCGGACCTCACCGAGTCCGACCTGGCCGTCGCCGACCGGGGTGCGCTTGCGCTGCGCGACTACGTCGCCGCGCTGGTCGACGCCCGCCGCCGGGACCCGGCCGACGACCTGGTCACCGCGCTGGTGCGGGCGCACGACGCCGAGGTCGGCCGGATCTCCGGCGACGAACTCCTGGCGAACCTGGTGATCCTGCTGGTGGCCGGGTTCGAGACCACCACCAACCTGATCGGCAACGGGCTGGTGGTGCTGCTGCGGCACCCGGCGCACGCCGACGCGTTGCGCGCCGACCCCGACCGGGCCGGGGCGTACGTGGCGGAACTGCTCCGGATCGACTCCCCGGTGCAGATGACCAGCCGGACCAGCACCGTCGAGCTGACCCTGGCCGGGGTGCCGGTGCCGGCCGGACACCGGGTGCTGCTCCTGCTCGGCGCGGGCAACCGGGACCCGGAACGCTTCCCCGACCCGTCCCGGTTCGATCCGTCCCGCCCGCACAACCAGCCGCTCTCCTTCGGTGGTGGGCCGCACTACTGCCTCGGCGCGGCGCTGGCCCGGCTGGAGGCCGAGATCGCCTTCCCCCTGCTGCTGCGGACGTTGCCCGGCCTGGCGTTGGCCGGCGAGCCGCAGCACCGGACCCGACTGACCCTGCGCGGCTACCAGAGCCTCCCGGTGACCCTCGGCCCCCGGCCCCCGTCGTCGGTCCCGGCCGACCCGCAGTCACCGTCGGTCCCGGCCGCCCCTCAGCCCTGGTCGTCGGTCCCGGCCGACCTTCAGTCACCGTCGGTCCCGGCCGGCCGCCGGCCGACCGTCGACCGTCGCTGACGGTCGGCACGTCGCCGAGGGCCGGTACGTCGGTAACCGGCCGGTACGTCTGCGGGTGCGGTACGTCGGTAACCGGCCGGCGTCCCCGGGGCCGGTGCGTCGGTGGACGAGCGGTGGGGCGGCGGGTCACCGGGCGGCGTGCCGCTGGTGGCGGTACACCGCCGGGGCCGGTCCGGACACTCCGTAGACTGGTACGGCACGACACCGTCCCACCGACGAAGGAGCCATCCCGCGTGACCGTCCAGCCCATCCGTCTGTTCGGGGATCCGGTGCTGCGCACGCCGGCCGATCCGGTGGTCGACTTCGACGCCGAGCTGCGCAAGCTCGTCGCCGACCTGACCGACACGATGCGTGAGCAGAGCGGGGCCGGCCTGGCCGCCCCGCAGCTCGGTGTGGGCCTGCGGGTGTTCACCTTCGACGTCGACGACGTGCTCGGGCACCTGGTCAACCCGGTGCTGGAGTTCCCCGACGAGGAGGAGCAGGACGGCCCGGAGGGCTGCCTGTCCATCCCCGGGCTCTACTTCGACACCAAGCGTCGGCAGAATGTCATCGCCAAGGGCTTCAACGCGTACGGTGACCCGATGCAGATCGTCGGCACCGGCCTGATGGCCCGCTGTGTGCAGCATGAGACCGACCACCTCGACGGGGTGCTGTTCGTCGACCGGCTGGACCCGGCCGGCCGCAAGGAGGCGATGAAGGCGATCCGGCAGGCCGAGTGGTACGACGCCGGCGCGCCGCCGGTGGTCAAGCTGAACCCGCACGGTTCCGCCAGCCCGTTCGGCCTGGGGCGGTGACCGGGTTGCGGTTGGTCTTCGCCGGTACGCCGGCTGTCGCGCTTCCCGCCCTGCAGGCGGTCGCCGCCTCCCGGCACGAGCTGGTCGCCGTGGTGACCCGGCCGGACGCGCCCGCCGGGCGGGGCCGTGGCCTGGTCCGGTCCCCGGTCGGCGCGTGGGCCGACGCGCACGGCGTCGAGGTGCTCACCCCGGCCCGGCCCCGGGAGCCGGAGTTCCTCGACCGGCTCCGCGAGCTGGCCCCGGACTGCGTGCCGGTGGTCGCGTACGGTGCGCTGGTGCCGCCGGTCGCGTTGGAGATCCCCCGGCACGGCTGGGTCAACCTGCACTTCTCCCTGCTGCCCGCCTGGCGGGGGGCCGCACCCGTGCAGCACGCGGTGCTGCACGGTGACGAGCTGACCGGGGCGAGCGTGTTCCAGCTGGAGGAGGGCCTGGACACCGGCCCGGTCTACGGCACGCTCACCGACCAGATCCGTCCCCAGGACACCTCCGGCGACCTGCTGGACCGGCTGGCCGGCTCCGGCGCGGGCCTGCTGGTGGCGGTCCTCGACGCGATCGCCGACGGTACCGCCCGCGCCGAGCCGCAACCGGCGGACGGGGTGTCGCTGGCGCCGAAGCTGACCGTGGAGGACGCCCAGGTCCGGTGGACCGACCCGGCCTTCGCGGTGGACCGGCGGATCCGCGCCTGTACCCCGGCCCCCGGCGGGTGGACGACGTTCCGTGGCGACCGGGTCAAGCTCGGTCCGGTGCGGCCGGTGCCCGACGGCCCCGAGCTGAAGCCGGGTGAACTGCTGGTGGAGCGCAAGCGGGTGCTGGCCGGCACGGCCACCACCCCGGTGGCGCTGGGCGAGGTGCGCGCCGCCGGCAAGAAGCCGATGCCGGCCACCGACTGGGCGCGCGGCGTCCGGGTCGACGCCGGCGAGCAGTTCGCGTGACCGGCCCGCAGGAGCGCGCCGACGGTTCCGGAGCGGACCGCCGGGACGACCGCGCCGTGACGACGGACCGCCGGGACGACCGCGCCGGGACGGACCGTCGGGACGACCGTGCCGGGACCGGGCGACGGGACGAGCGGTTCGGGGCGGGTCGTCGGGACGAGCGTCCGCAGCGCGGTGACCGCCCGGCCGGCGGTGGCGACCGGCGTGGTGGGCGGCCCGTCCGGCCCGCCGTGGACCGGCCACGGTACGCGGCGTACGAGGCGCTCGCGGCGGTGCACCGGGACGACGCGTACGCCAACCTGGTCCTGCCGGCGGTCCTGCGCGACGCGGGGCTGTACGGCCGGGACGCGGCCTTCGCCACCGAGCTGACCTACGGCACCCTACGGGCGGTGGGCACCCTCGACGCCATCCTCACCGACGCCGCCGGACGGGACGTCGCCCGGATCGACCCGCCGGTCCGTGACGCGCTGCGGCTCGGCGCGTACCAACTCCTGCACACCCGGGTTCCGCCGCACGCGGCGGTCTCGTCCACGGTGGACCTGGTCCGGGCGGTCGCGCCCGGGGCGACCGGCTTCGCCAACGCGGTGCTGCGGGAGGTCGCCGGCCGGGACGCGGACGCCTGGGTGCAGCGGCTCGCTCCGGCGATGGAGAGCGACCCGATCGGGCATCTCGCGCTGGCCCACAGCCATCCACAGTGGATCGTCCGGGCGTTCGCCGAGGCGCTCGGCGGTGACCTGGGGGAGACGACCCGGTTGCTGATCGAGGACAACGACCCCGCGCCGGTGCACCTGTGCGCCCGGCCGGGGCTGGCCGACCCGGTGGAGCTGGCCGACGCGGTCGGTGGCGCGCCGGGGGCGTTCTCCCCGTACGCGGTCTACCTGGCCGGCGGCGCGCCCGGTGACCTGCCTGCCCTGGCCGAGGGCCGGGCGCACGTGCAGGACGAGGGCTCCCAGCTGGTGGCGGCGGCGCTGGCCGACGCGCCGCTGGACGGCCCGGACGGCCGCTGGCTGGACCTCTGCGCCGGGCCGGGCGGCAAGACCGGCCTGCTCAGCGCGCTCGCCGCCCAGCGGGGTGCCCGGGTGACCGCGGTCGAGGTGGCCGAGCACCGGGCCCGCCTGGTCGCCCAGGCCACCCGGGGGTTGCCGGTGACCGTGCTGGCGACCGACGGGCGCACCGTCGGGTCCGACCCGAAACTGCCGGAGGAGCACTTCGACCGGGTGCTGGTGGACGCGCCCTGCACCGGGCTGGGGTCCCTGCGCCGCCGGCCGGAGTCGCGCTGGCGTCGCCAGCCGTCCGACCTGCCGCCACTGACCCGGCTCCAGCGGGAACTGCTCGTCGCCGGCCTGCGGGCGGCCCGGCCGGGCGGCCTGGTCGCGTACGTGACGTGCTCGCCGCACACGGTGGAGACGCACGTGACGGTCACCGAGGCGGCCCGCCGCTGCGGGGCGCCGGTGGACTTCGTGGACGCGCGGGAACTGCTGCCGGCCGGGATGCCGGGGCTCGGGGCCGGGCCGACCGTGCAGCTCTGGCCGCACCGGCACGGCACCGACGCGATGTTCCTGGCGGTGCTGCGCCGGGGCTGACGCCGACGACCGGGTGCGCGGCGGGTCCGCTGCGCACCCGGTCCGGCCCGCTACGGGGCCCCGGTCCGGCCCGCTACGGGGCCCCGGTCCGGCCCGCTACGGGGCCCCGGTCCGGCCCGCTACGGGGCCCCGGTCCGGCCCGCTACGGGGCCCCGGTCCGGCCCGCTACGGGGCCCCGGTCCGGCCCGCTACGGGGCCCCGGTCCGGCCCGCTACGGGGCCCCGGTCCGGCCCGCTACGGGCGCGGGGACGTGCTCAGGCGTACTGGATGGGCAGGGCCTTCGTGCCGCCACCCTTGACCGAGCGGGTCAGCTTGCGCTTGTCGGTCCACACGAAGCACTTCACCCCGCGGTTGCCGTCGGCCCACTCGTCCTCGTCCGGCTGGTAGGCGATCGTCCCGGAGCGGTACTTGAGGTTGCTGTCGTCGGGCAGCTTCGCGTACTTGGCGACCAGCTTCAGGCAGGCCCGGTGGATCTTCTCGTCGTTCTTCTCGAACGCGGCGTAGCTGCCCGCCGCCGCCTCGTGGACCCCGACGAACTCGGCGTTGTGCTGCTTCGTGCACGCCACCGGGTTCATCTCGTCCACCCGGCGCGCGGCGTCGAGCGTGGCGTTGAAGCAGCCGTAGGTGAGCGGGGAGCCGGGCTTCAACGCCCCGGCGAGACTGGTGGTGCGCTTCTTCGGGTCGTCCAGTTCGAGGCTGGTCTGCTCGACGAGGTCGCACCGGAACCAGCGGGCCCCGCCGCGCCACCCGGCCGGCGACGGGAACACGATGCTCAGGCCGATCCGTCCCGACCGCCAGTCCGCCCCGAGGACCCGCGCGATCTCCCGCTGGCACTCGGCGTACGCCGCCTGCCGCGGGGTCGACCCGACCGGCGGGGGCGTGGACCGTTCGGCGTTCGCGCCGGTGAGGGTGCCCAGGTGCACGGTCTCGGTGAGGTGTTCCGTGGTGCAGGCCACCGGCTGGTACGAGGTGACGTACCCGATCTGCTGGTGGAAGGGGTGGCAGGTGCCGTTCTCCGGCTGGAACACCGCCGGCGCGGCCGGGAGTTTCCAGTCGTCGGCCAGGTCACCGTCGGTGCCCTCGGGCACCCCGCAGCCGGCCAGCGCCAGGGCCGCCACCGCACCCAGGGCGCCCGCCCTCAACCACCGTCGCATCGTCCCAACCTTCCCCGTGGTGGGCGTCGCCACCTGCCGCCGAGGTGCACGCCACGGCGCAGGAGCATACGGCACCGTCAGCTCGCGGGGAGCCCGGCCGGACCGGCCCCGCGCATCGAGCGGGTGAGCTTGCGGTCGTCGCTCCACAGGAAACACCGCACACCCCGGTCGCCCTCCGCCCACTCCTGCCGGCTCGGCGGATAGAAGATCGAACCCACCCGGTACGGCAGGTCGCCGTTGTTCGGCACCTTCGCGTACTCGGCGATCAGCCCCAGGCAGCGCCGGTGCACCGCGTCGTCGGCGGCGGCGAACCGGGCCCAGCTCATCTCCCGTTCCCGGTACACGCCGACGAACTCGGCGCGGTGCGGCTCGGTGCAGAGCACCGGGGCCATGTAGTTCAGGTCGTCGGCGATGAGTTTGGGGTCGAAGCAGCGGTGGGTGAGCGGCGAGTCGCCGATCAGGGCACCCCGCAGGCTGCCGCTGCGGACCACCGGCCGGTTGTTGTCCAGGCTGCCGGTCTCGCTCAGGTCGCAGCGGTACCAGCGGGCCCCGGCCGCCCAGGCGGCCGTGCTGGGCAGCGTGACCTGGAGGGTGAGCCGGGCCGACCGCCAGTCTCCGCCGAGCACCTCCCGGGTCCGCTGGTCGCAGTCGGCGCGGATCGCGCGCAGCGCCGCCGACCCGGCCGCCGGCCGCTCGACCGTGCCGTCGGTGGCCGCCCGGTCGGCGGTCGGGCCGTCGGTGGGTGTCCGGTCGCTGGTCGGGCCGTCGGTGGGTGTCCGGTCGGCGGTCGGGCCGTCCGGCACGGGGCCGGTGTCGGTGGCCGGGCGGTCCGGCACGGTGGCCGTGCCGTCGACCGTGCCGACGTGGATCGTCTCGGCCAGGTGCGGGCGGGCGCAGTCGACGGTCTCGTAGCCGGCGGCCTGGGCCACCGCACTGATCCGGGGCAGGCAGACGCCCGCGGCGGGCACGAACGGGCGGGCGGCCGGCAGGGCCGGCCAGTCGTCGGTCAGATCACCGTCGGCCGGGCCCGGCCGGGCGCACCCGGCCACCGACGCCAGCGCGCCGGCCAACACCAGCGCCACGAGCACCCGTCGCATCGTCCGCCCTTTCCCGGGAACCGACGACCGGCGCCGGCCGCCCCGAGCGCCCGGCCTCGCACCGTCCCTGTTGGAGTGTCGCGGCCGTCCGGCCGTTCGGCCAGTGTCGACCGGCTTTCCGTCCGGCGTGTCGGTCGCCGGACGGTGGACGGGCGACAGAGCGTGACGTCCGGGTGGCGTCGGGTGTCCGACCGTGGCGCGTGCCGGCCCGGGGTGGGCGCGTTCGTACACTGGCCTGGTGACCGTACCGCCGCCGATCGTCGCGCCCAGCATCCTCGCCGCCGATTTCGCCCGCCTCGCCGACGAGGTACGGGCCGTGGAACATGCCGCGGACTGGCTGCACGTGGACGTGATGGACAACCACTTCGTGCCGAACCTGACGATCGGGCTGCCGGTCGTGCAGAGCCTGCGGGCGGTGACCGACCTGCCGTTCGACGTGCACCTCATGATCACCGATCCGCGCCGGTGGGCACCGGGCTACGCCGACGCCGGGGCGTACAACGTCACCTTCCACGCCGAGGCGTGCGACAACCCGGTGGCCCTCGCGCGGGACCTGCGCTCGGCCGGGGCGAAGGCCGGGCTGGCCATCGACCGGGACACCCCGATCGAGCCGTACCTGGACATCCTGCCCAGCTTCGACACCCTGCTGATCATGACGATCAAGGCCGGCTTCGGCGGGCAGCGGTTCCTGCCGCAGCTGCTCGACAAGGTCCGCACCGCCCGCCGGCACGTCGCCGCCGGGCACCTGGAGCTGCGGATCGAGGTGGACGGGGGGATCGCCGCCGACACCATCGCGCAGGCCGCCGAGGCGGGCGCGGACGCCTTCGTCGCCGGCACCGCCGTCTACGGCGCGGACGACCCGGCCGAGGCGATCGGGCGGCTGCGGTCCCTGGCGGAGCGCGCGGCGGCCGGGGTCTGAGCGGTGGAGCCGGCCGGTGAGCAGCCCGACGTCATCCTGGTCGTCGACGACGACCAGGACATCGCCCGGTTCGTGCAGTTCAACCTCCGGTTGCACGGTTTCGAGGTGCTGCTGGCCGGCGACGGCCAGGAGGCCCTCGAGGTGATCGAACGGCAGCGTCCCGACCTGGCCGTGGTCGACCTGATGATGCCCCGCATCGACGGTCTCGAGCTGACCCGCCGGCTGCGCGCCGACCCGATGACCTCCGCCCTGCCGGTGATCATGCTGACCGCCAAGGGGATGACCGTCGACAAGGTGCACGGGCTCAGCGCCGGCGCCGACGACTACCTGGTCAAGCCGTTCGACACGCTCGAACTGGTGGCCCGGGTCTCCTCCACGCTGCGCCGCAACAAGGAGTTCCGCGAGGTCTCCCCGCTGACCGGGCTGCCCGGCAACAGCCGGATCCGCCGCGAGATCACCGACCGGGTCCGCAGCGGCAGCGACTACGCCGTCGGGTACGTCGACATCGACCGGTTCAAGAGCGTCAACGACCGGTACGGCTTCGTCCGGGGCGACGACTTCATCTCCGCCCTGGCCCGCAGCCTGCACCGGGCGGTGGTGTCGATCGGGCTGCCGCCGGCCTTCCTCGGTCACGTCGGCGGCGACGACTTCGTGATCGTCTGCACGCCCGAGCAGGTACGCCCGCTCACCTCCCGCGCGGTGGTCGACTTCGAGACCGCCGCCGACAAGCTCTACGACCCCGAGGACGCCGAACGCGGGTACGTCGAGCTGAAGGACCGGCGCGGCAACATCCGCCGGGCCGCCCTGGTGACCCTCTCCATCGGGGTCTCCCTCTCCGACAGCCGGAAACGGTTCACCGACCCCCTGGAGGCGATCGCGGTCGCCTCGGAGATGAAATCGGTCGCCAAGAGCCAACCCGGCTCGTACGTCGCGGTGGACCGGCGACGCGGAGTGCCCTGACCGGTCCCGGACGTGCGCTGTCCGTCTCGGACGTGCCCTGACCGGTCCCGGAACGTGCGTCGCCCGTCTCGGAACGTGCGCTGCCGGTCTCCGAACGTGCCCTGACCGTCTCGGAACGTGCGCTGCCGCTGTGAGGTACCTCGCCGGGGTGGCGCGCACCCCCCGTCGGCGTGTAAGACTTCCCTCGTACCCACCACGCGCTGGCGGGACTCGGTGTAATTCCGAACCGGCGGTGATCCACGGCCCGACCGTGGTAAGCCCGCGACCCGGTCGGCTTCGGCCGCCCGGTGGACCTGGTGAGAATCCGGGGCCGACGGTTGGGGGCGGGGCCACCCGCACCCAGACAGTCCGGATGGGAGACAGCGCGCGGGACGGACGGCCCCGGTGCCGGCGACCATGCCGGCTGCCCGAGGGCCTTCCCGGGCCGGCCCCGCCGTCCCCGGGTTCCGCCGCCGCCTGCCCGCCTCCCGCCCCGCCCGCGCGTCGAGACGCGTGAGAGAGCAGGGGTAGGCGATGGCCGGCGTCAGCACCGACGAGGCGATGCGGCGAGCCATCGCGCTCGCCTCCCGGGGCCTGGGCACCACCAGCCCCAACCCGGTGGTCGGCTGCGTGCTCCTCGACCCGGCCGGCGAGATCGTCGGGGAGGGTTTCCACGCCTACGCCGGCGGCCCGCACGCCGAGATCGTCGCCCTGGCCCAGGCCGGCAACCGGGCGAAGGGCGGCACCGCCGTGGTCACCCTGGAACCCTGCGACCACACCGGCCGCACCGGCCCCTGCACGCACGCGCTGATCCAGGCCGGCGTCGCCCGGGTGGTGGTGGCCGTGCCCGACCCCAACCCGGTCGCCTCCGGCGGGGCCGGCACGTTGCGCGCCGCCGGCATCGACGTGGAGCTGGGGGTACGCGCCGACGAGGCGGAGGCCGGCAACATCGCCTGGCTCACCTCGGTCCGCCGGGGCCGGCCGTACGTGATCTGGAAGTACGCGGCCACCCTCGACGGCCGGTCCGCCGCCGAGGACGGCACCAGCATGTGGATCACGTCCGAGGCGGCCCGGATCGACGTGCACGCGCTGCGCGCCACCGTCGACGCGATCGTGGTCGGGGTGGGCACCGTCCTCGCCGACGACCCCCGGCTGACCGTCCGGAACCTGCGCGACGGCAGCCTCGCCATCCGGCAGCCGCTGCGGGTGGTGGTGGACAGCGCCGGGCGTACCCCGGCCGACGCCCGGGTCCGCGACGCCGCCGCCGACACCTGGATCGCCACCGGCAAGGAGGTCGGCACCGGCCCGGACGGCCGGGTCGACCTGCCGGCGCTGCTCGCCGCGCTGCACCGGCGCGGGGTCCGGGCGGTGCTGCTGGAGGGCGGCCCCCGGCTGGCCGGCGGGTTCCTCGCCGCCGGGCTGGTCGACCGGGTGGTCGGCTACCTCGGGCCCCGGCTGCTCGGGGCCGGCCCGACCGCGCTGGTCGACGCGGGCGTGCACACCATCGGTGACGCCCTCGACCTGGAGATCGTCGACGTCACGCAGGTCGGCCCCGACCTGCGGATCACCGCGCTGCCCCGGAAGAGGGAGGGCTGACATGTTCACCGGCATCGTCGAGGAGTTGGGTGAGGTCGTCCGGGTCACCGAGACCGGCGACGATTCGGCGCTGGTCGCCGTCCGTGGCCCACTGGTCACCTCGGACGCCCGGCACGGTGACTCGATCGCCGTCAACGGCGTGTGCCTGACCGTGGTCGACAGCGCCGACGGGGTCTTCACCGCCGACGTGATGGGGGAGACGCTGCGCCGCTCCGCGCTCGGCGCGCTGCGCCCCGGCGACCGGGTCAACCTGGAACGGGCCGCCGCGCTCGGCAGC
Proteins encoded in this region:
- a CDS encoding AAA family ATPase; this encodes MTVRQSIVFNGDLGSGKSTVSIEIAKRLGLRRVSVGDLYRQMAQERQMTALQLNLHAELDQAVDGYVDQLQRDIAASGESLVMDSRLAWHFFTDALKVHMITEPGEAARRVLLRPSGPAESYTSLEEAKERLRERSESERNRFIVRYGVDKARLRNYDLICDTTRATPEQVITHVIDAYEGRLAADVLRDAPPLLLLDPARVYPTEDVQNLPGLWDSDFVGSVAAGGDQGLEPLTIGYSGEYFFVVDGHRRLSAAIQNGFTLVPARLAAEVDELVVDGLSAAEYFTRQVRAGTVQDWAAAHKIQLPLPEHALRTPDAVLAGDPAAGN
- the def gene encoding peptide deformylase produces the protein MTVQPIRLFGDPVLRTPADPVVDFDAELRKLVADLTDTMREQSGAGLAAPQLGVGLRVFTFDVDDVLGHLVNPVLEFPDEEEQDGPEGCLSIPGLYFDTKRRQNVIAKGFNAYGDPMQIVGTGLMARCVQHETDHLDGVLFVDRLDPAGRKEAMKAIRQAEWYDAGAPPVVKLNPHGSASPFGLGR
- the fmt gene encoding methionyl-tRNA formyltransferase, with translation MRLVFAGTPAVALPALQAVAASRHELVAVVTRPDAPAGRGRGLVRSPVGAWADAHGVEVLTPARPREPEFLDRLRELAPDCVPVVAYGALVPPVALEIPRHGWVNLHFSLLPAWRGAAPVQHAVLHGDELTGASVFQLEEGLDTGPVYGTLTDQIRPQDTSGDLLDRLAGSGAGLLVAVLDAIADGTARAEPQPADGVSLAPKLTVEDAQVRWTDPAFAVDRRIRACTPAPGGWTTFRGDRVKLGPVRPVPDGPELKPGELLVERKRVLAGTATTPVALGEVRAAGKKPMPATDWARGVRVDAGEQFA
- a CDS encoding RsmB/NOP family class I SAM-dependent RNA methyltransferase, whose amino-acid sequence is MTTDRRDDRAGTDRRDDRAGTGRRDERFGAGRRDERPQRGDRPAGGGDRRGGRPVRPAVDRPRYAAYEALAAVHRDDAYANLVLPAVLRDAGLYGRDAAFATELTYGTLRAVGTLDAILTDAAGRDVARIDPPVRDALRLGAYQLLHTRVPPHAAVSSTVDLVRAVAPGATGFANAVLREVAGRDADAWVQRLAPAMESDPIGHLALAHSHPQWIVRAFAEALGGDLGETTRLLIEDNDPAPVHLCARPGLADPVELADAVGGAPGAFSPYAVYLAGGAPGDLPALAEGRAHVQDEGSQLVAAALADAPLDGPDGRWLDLCAGPGGKTGLLSALAAQRGARVTAVEVAEHRARLVAQATRGLPVTVLATDGRTVGSDPKLPEEHFDRVLVDAPCTGLGSLRRRPESRWRRQPSDLPPLTRLQRELLVAGLRAARPGGLVAYVTCSPHTVETHVTVTEAARRCGAPVDFVDARELLPAGMPGLGAGPTVQLWPHRHGTDAMFLAVLRRG
- a CDS encoding septum formation family protein; protein product: MRRWLRAGALGAVAALALAGCGVPEGTDGDLADDWKLPAAPAVFQPENGTCHPFHQQIGYVTSYQPVACTTEHLTETVHLGTLTGANAERSTPPPVGSTPRQAAYAECQREIARVLGADWRSGRIGLSIVFPSPAGWRGGARWFRCDLVEQTSLELDDPKKRTTSLAGALKPGSPLTYGCFNATLDAARRVDEMNPVACTKQHNAEFVGVHEAAAGSYAAFEKNDEKIHRACLKLVAKYAKLPDDSNLKYRSGTIAYQPDEDEWADGNRGVKCFVWTDKRKLTRSVKGGGTKALPIQYA
- a CDS encoding septum formation family protein; this translates as MRRVLVALVLAGALASVAGCARPGPADGDLTDDWPALPAARPFVPAAGVCLPRISAVAQAAGYETVDCARPHLAETIHVGTVDGTATVPDRPATDTGPVPDGPTADRTPTDGPTSDRTPTDGPTADRAATDGTVERPAAGSAALRAIRADCDQRTREVLGGDWRSARLTLQVTLPSTAAWAAGARWYRCDLSETGSLDNNRPVVRSGSLRGALIGDSPLTHRCFDPKLIADDLNYMAPVLCTEPHRAEFVGVYREREMSWARFAAADDAVHRRCLGLIAEYAKVPNNGDLPYRVGSIFYPPSRQEWAEGDRGVRCFLWSDDRKLTRSMRGAGPAGLPAS
- the rpe gene encoding ribulose-phosphate 3-epimerase, with protein sequence MTVPPPIVAPSILAADFARLADEVRAVEHAADWLHVDVMDNHFVPNLTIGLPVVQSLRAVTDLPFDVHLMITDPRRWAPGYADAGAYNVTFHAEACDNPVALARDLRSAGAKAGLAIDRDTPIEPYLDILPSFDTLLIMTIKAGFGGQRFLPQLLDKVRTARRHVAAGHLELRIEVDGGIAADTIAQAAEAGADAFVAGTAVYGADDPAEAIGRLRSLAERAAAGV
- a CDS encoding GGDEF domain-containing response regulator, which encodes MEPAGEQPDVILVVDDDQDIARFVQFNLRLHGFEVLLAGDGQEALEVIERQRPDLAVVDLMMPRIDGLELTRRLRADPMTSALPVIMLTAKGMTVDKVHGLSAGADDYLVKPFDTLELVARVSSTLRRNKEFREVSPLTGLPGNSRIRREITDRVRSGSDYAVGYVDIDRFKSVNDRYGFVRGDDFISALARSLHRAVVSIGLPPAFLGHVGGDDFVIVCTPEQVRPLTSRAVVDFETAADKLYDPEDAERGYVELKDRRGNIRRAALVTLSIGVSLSDSRKRFTDPLEAIAVASEMKSVAKSQPGSYVAVDRRRGVP